In Desulfovibrio aminophilus, the sequence ATGAACCGCCTGCGGAACTCCGCGGCCAAATCCTGGGCCCGGTCGCTGGACATCTCGGGCGCATCCCGGCCCGTGGACAGTCCCAGGGCCATGAGTCCACCGGCCAGTGCGCCGCACAGCTCGCTCTTGCTCCGGCCAACGCCTCCGCCGAAGCAGGTGGCCACGCGCGTGGGCGCGGCGAGGCCGCAGCAATGGCAAGCGCCGCGCAGCACGCTCTCCGCGCAATTGAAGTGGGCCTCCATGTTCGCCAGAGCCGACGCCTCGATCTCGTTCCTCGTCATGATTCCTCCTCGCCGCGGCCGGTCGGGCCGCATGGCGATCAATTGATTTATTTTTCGCATAACGCTAGGCTTCAAATCGCGTCCAATGATTCTTTTGCATTGGTTCGATCAACAAGACCGAAGGATGTCCCATGGAACTGCGCGACCTGAAAACCTTCGTCACCGTGGCCTCCCTGCTCAGCTTCAACCAAGCGGGCCAAGCGCTCCACGCGGCCCAATCCACGATCTCCGTGCGCGTGCGGGCCCTGGAGGAGGAGCTCGGCGTGCGGCTTTTCGACCGTCTGGGACGCCGGGTCCTGCTCACCGAGGCGGGAGAACGGCTCCTGGCCTACGGCCGCAAGATGGTGGATTTGGAGGAGGAGGCCCGCAGTTGGGTTGCCGGCGACGCGGGGCGGCATGGCACGATCAGCGTGCGCGTGCCCGAAACCCTCTGTGTCCTGCGGCTGCCTGGGGTCTTGCGGCGCTTCCGCGAGGCCTGCCCGCACTCCAGGGTGCGGCTGCTCCCCTGCGCCTTCGAGGGCCTGGCCGAGGACCTGCGGCGCGGAGTGACGGACCTGGCCTTCGTGTTGGCCAACGAGGTGCTCGCCCGCGATCTGGCCGCGGAATTCCTCGGGGTGGAGGAATTGGTCCTGGCCGTGGCCCCGGATGACCCGCTCGCCGGACGCGCGGACGTCGGGCCGAAGGACATCGCCGGACAGCCGCTGCTCCTTTCCACGGCCGATTGCAGCTATCGCCGCATCCTGGAGGGAATGCTGGCCCAAGCCGGA encodes:
- a CDS encoding LysR family transcriptional regulator, which gives rise to MELRDLKTFVTVASLLSFNQAGQALHAAQSTISVRVRALEEELGVRLFDRLGRRVLLTEAGERLLAYGRKMVDLEEEARSWVAGDAGRHGTISVRVPETLCVLRLPGVLRRFREACPHSRVRLLPCAFEGLAEDLRRGVTDLAFVLANEVLARDLAAEFLGVEELVLAVAPDDPLAGRADVGPKDIAGQPLLLSTADCSYRRILEGMLAQAGSDPLAAVECGSVEAVKRFAAEGLGLTILPESLARAELAAGTLAAVDWAEGPLEAAVFMLHHKDKWISPTLAAFMDICRRELLPGDGRA
- a CDS encoding C-GCAxxG-C-C family protein, giving the protein MTRNEIEASALANMEAHFNCAESVLRGACHCCGLAAPTRVATCFGGGVGRSKSELCGALAGGLMALGLSTGRDAPEMSSDRAQDLAAEFRRRFIEHNGSSICGVLLERFGEQKDWERCKRLTAETAGLLFDLLRAEGGVS